The following nucleotide sequence is from Megalops cyprinoides isolate fMegCyp1 chromosome 19, fMegCyp1.pri, whole genome shotgun sequence.
acatatttttatgttgtggTGGGTTTGTGGGGTAGTTTTGTtaaatttcatgaatttcattatgtacaaagatggaaaaaattTGAATATTATTTCAAAGTTTATTATAGGAAGAAGCAACAGTTAattgcaaattaattaattagttaattcAGGAGCTTCAattagtgtgtgcgtgtgcctgcgcatatgagtgcatgtgcatatgcatatgcatatgtgtttgtatgtgtaatatTCTGTTAAAGCattcaatttccatttttagTCAAATATTGCCCCCTTGTGGTCATTGCAATTCATCAGTTTGCACCTGGTGTCATTGCTCTGCAGTCAGCTATCTGAATAAGTAAGTGTTTATGTGACAAATATTAACACACATATATGacataacataatgtaaagATGTACAGTTAAATGCACTCCAAGAATATTAAAAGTTTATTGTGGAatattgtttctgtttcctAGTCCTAGGAAACCTAGGACCAACCATATATATGGGTTTTTATGATTGACCAAATGACCAAAGGGGACCTACCGCTTATATGAAGAGCTACCATTTACATGTACTCCATGCCATTGCTTCACTTCTTCCTTCTCAGTTAGCTAACACTAGCTGGCTTAGTGCGTGGTGGCCACACACTTAAAGTAGATTCACCTCAGTAACTGGCTACAGTGCATAATCACAGAAAGCAGGTTCCATTTCTTGAGAAAGTGTATTATCTCATATGTAAAGTTTTATGTAGACAGACTGCAGCCAAGATGGTATCAGGTGTTTAGTTCTTCAGTGCATGCAGATTGGAAGAAGAGGAGAGTAGGAGTGTAGCTTAGGCAGCCAAAATGTGGAGAGTGATATTCCTGGTGTAAGGCAGTGACCTCCACCCCACTCTATTCTCAGAGCCCTGAAGTTCTGCGGGACAGGGGGACCGCCCCATGTCAAGCTTGTCATCGAGTGGGACCACAAGACCAAAGAGCGGTAGGCACTGGACTCTGTTGTCTTTTAGTTCATTCGCCAAGCTTTATACTACTACAGGATTATTTTCAAAGTGCTAATACCTGTACTTATAAAATGGTGATTTATGAAACTGACACGAGAATATGCCTCCGTCttcgtgtgtgcgtgcgtatgcgCATGCCCATGTGTAGTagcatgtgagcatgtgagtttgcatgtattttgtgtctgtgtgtgtgtgtgtgtgtgtgcatatgcttgtgcgtgtgtgcctgtgcacgtgcatgtgtgtgtgtgtgtgtgtgtgccagtgcgcatgcgtgtgtgtgtgtctgtgtctgtgtgtgtgtgcgtatatgcatgtgcgtgtgtgtgtgtgtctgtgtgtgtgtgtgtgtgtgtgtgtgtgtgtgtgtgtgtgtgtgtgtgcgcgtgtgcgtgtgtgtgtgcatccatgtgtgcccatgcctctctctctttctctctctctgtgcacagCGTGTTTGGTAACATCCAGGAGGAGGTGACCCGGGATGCAGAGAGCGTGAGGatccagcaccagcagcacctccagcagcacagctgcACCCTGGACGAGTGCTTCCAGCTCTACACCAAAGAGGAGCAGGTAGCCTTCTTACCCACCTGCCAAAATGGCCACGTCCAGGGACAGCCCTTCCCACCTGACTACCTCACTAAGCTCTGTCCGTCACAGTCCCAGAAGGCAAGCTTTGTACACAGTGTCTAAACTCCTCAGGTTAAAGCATGAAACAGTATCTGCGCAGCACATTTCAATGGAGTGGTCTGGGGCTATACGGTAACAGAAAACCTGGCCATTTAGTCTGTCTGAAGATCGCCCCTTTCCCCTTCAGTTTATGATGGCAGTTACTCCCTCGAATGGCTATCTGGAAAGCCTGAGCGTTTGAAACCTCAGATCAGGCTGTTAGTGAGAAGCTGTAGTGGCCTACTTTAGAGACTTAGCAGAGAGGGGAGTTAAAGAGGAAAGGAGATGGCTTGGCCTAGCTTGGCCTTCCCCGTAAATCACAGAAAGTCATGTTTGCTTCTCTTTGCTCTTTAGTCTTCTACTTTTTGGAAGTCAGGCAATCAAAGTGTTGAGCCCGAAATGTTGTGAttatacagacatacaaacatacatgagAATGATCATACATTGCAACCTAAAAgaacatgtactgtatgaacCTATGACTTAACAATTTAGTAAATCCAGCGCAAAATGCGTccctttgtaatatttacataaatattaaaataaattctaaagTTAACACTTAAGGAATCAATGATACATAAGGAAGCAGTAATACCTTCATGAATTAATGCATTAGCCTAATTTTGAATAAAAGTAGCGGTTCAGTATCAGTCTTCACAGTGGTCACTTGTCTAGCTTGAGTTTATAACAGCACCTAGGAGAAGTGCAGTACAGGGAAGAAAGAACTGTCAAATCACAAATTGATTTGTGTGCTCTATCCTCACAATACTCCATTTCTGAAAGAACAgtgcaaaaaatccaaatctcaccaagcatatttgtgtcttttcaagtcaaaatatctctttacacttaatataagacacagtcaccaaacaagcaaaatttccttgagctacaaggacttgttttcaGACGGTGCatttgaatatctgtgtatttccactagttccattggcagattttttcacttattactagcaaaaaacaccttgtattaattattttatttcttatttttgaagggctgttttttgcagtgaagttagtgtgggtgtgtggttgATAAACTGTGTATTTTGTGGACAAAGTGGCAGAAAAACATAGACGCACCTGCTGTGCTTGGCTCCCTAATAAATGGACGTCACAGCTTCGTGGGTGGTTGCCTCTGAAGCGTGGTTAAGGCACGCATTGTTCTTTTGTCAGTCGCTGAAATGTCTCTAAAGTACCTTTGTAAAAGACCTTTTGTCTCCAAAGTATCTTTGCTTTCAGAGACCCCTGTCACTGTAATTACTCTCTAAAACCCAGgctcagcagatgctgttatccagagtccagcacagtagaacatatTATGTCtatgtgtccattcaagttaaaaCCCAACGTGGTAATCTCATATATGCTTATATACTCTTTACATACATAAGTGTGTCtgttcaagctgaatgagcaacagtgtcagaccaggctaataaaTCTGCCACATATGTTACGTATGTTAAATAGAATTGTAGACTGGAATTAATGTAAGCTACAGTTCCTTCGTGAAAAACACCTGTGGGTGGTGTTTAAAGTCAGGTGACATGTAGGGGCATTCGCTCATCGTTATTTCATTGCCCTGGCCAGCTGGCACCGGACGACGCCTGGCGCTGCCCGCACTGCCAGCAGCTTCAGCAGGGCACGGTGAAGATGAGCCTGTGGACGCTGCCCGACATCCTCATCCTCCACCTGAAGCGCTTCCGGCAGGCCGGCGAGCGCCGCACCAAGCTGCTGACGCTGGTGCGCTTCCCGCTGGCCGGCCTCGACATGGCGCCCCACGTGGGCAAGGGGGGCCGTGGCGCCCGCCCCCTCGGCCCCTGGCCCGCCCCCTGGAGGCAGGCCGACCCGCCCCACGACTTCCTCTACGACCTGTACGCCGTCTGTAACCACCACGGCGGCATGCACGGCGGGCACTACACAGGTAAGGCCCGGGCGGGCGCTGGCGGGAGAATTAGACACGCATGAACCTCCCAGCACAGAGGTTTCCAGCATCACTTTGGAACTTTCCCTTCTCAGCCCAAGGATTTCACCCCAGCCAAATTCATAATGCCTGTCCCTTATGTTTGAGTCATTAACCCCCTTCTGCCCTCTGGAGTACCCCAAGTACCCATATTCAGTCTTACCATATTCAGTTTTATGAATATATCTAGGGCACTGGTGTTGGAAACGCATCTCCATAGCaatgcaaaaaacagaaaggcaaCAGTACAGAACATAACAAAGGAACAGCATAAAAGAACATAAATTAACAATGCATCTGTTACTTATTCTATTGTGTTGTGCCTTCCCAtaaattattgtaatatattaCAATAGACGTCATGCAGTGCAGGATAAATCTGGTTATAAATCTCTGATGGGAGTGAGGTGTAGCAAGCTAAGGCTACAAAAGGGATGGCAGCAGCATGGCTATGGGAGTACAGAATCAGGGGGACGTTTATGAACTTTagaactgtgtgtatgtgggtgtgtgtgtgtttgttttgtgtttgtgtgtccctgtgtatgtctgtctgtgtggttgcggtcctctgtgtgtgtgtgtgtgtgtgcgtgtgtgtgtgtgtgtgtgtatgtggcctcgttgtgtgtgtgtgtgtgctgtatccGCGTGTTTGTGTAGCGTACTGCAGGAACTCAGTGGACGGCCAGTGGTACAGCTTTGACGACAGCAGTGTGGACATGGTGCCGGAGGGGGAGGTGTGCACCCGGGGGGCCTACATCCTCTTCTACCAGAAGCGCAACTCCATCCCACCCTGGTCAGCCAGCAGCTCCGTCAAGGGTgagtctctctcactgcaggtgGGAGGAGTCACAGGACCATGGGCAAGGTCACCCTACCAATGGGTGGATTCACAATGCAAGTGGGTGGGGGTCACGTGCCAGTAGGCGAAGTCTCGTTGCCAGCAGCTGGAGTCACAAGCCAGTGGATGGGGCAACCCGGGCATTGTTGAGTGAGGATTGGTCTGTGCGGGATGACTCTGGAACCCTCTCATTGCAGGTTCCACCTGCTCCTCAGCGTCAGACCACTGGCTGATTCGCCTGGCCGGAGACAGCAAAAGGGGCAGCCTGGTCTCCAGGGTGTCCAGCAGCTGCCCCTCCCACGGGCCGCAGACTCCGGAGTCCCCCGTCTTCCACGGCGACACCCctaaaagagagaggggtgagcATCTGTGTGCCGACCGTAACTCCCAGCATTCCATGTGTTTTCCACCTTATAATGCTCAGCTCTTTGCTCACTTAAATCTCTGCACAGTGAAACACTCTGAAATATCTACACAGTAAAGACCTGCACTCTGGAATGATCGACAGTAACAgtaaaaagtctttttttagAATCTgacttattacattacatacattacatacatattacattattactgaCTATTACATCATTTGTTTCTGCTCCACCtgttaattttcatttccactgcCTTTTCAGGTATGTCTTTCAACCACCTTTTCCGTGCTGTTTgattttccagttttccagtttttttttttccagaattttgaGTTTTTCCAGAATTTTGAGTTTTCCAGTTGTCTGTGAAAAACATAGCGTCCTGCGTTTTGTGACAGTGGACTCAAAATAAGTTTACTTTGGTTGAATTTTTGATTGTTTCAAGCTATAGAGTGTGCAGTAGGGTAGTATAATAGTCAGAACATGTATGAGTTAAACAGTATGTGTGCAGCATAtaaaaagaacaggaagtgcACCCTTAATTCTGCTCTGGAATGTTATAAAGATTTTACCTTACTAATTGTATTCCATACTTGTCTAACTGAAACCTGGGACTGAGTCGCAGTTCTCTTGAATACGGATAAGAGCCTGGTGATGAAACCCAGTGAAAGCTTTTAGTTGTGTAGCCCTCTGTTTGCAGTTGTGCTGTGCACCAGTTAGGTGGCCTGTGCGAAATGGGTGGGTGTGCACTTACTTAGTAGTATCTGACTAAATACGTTCCCTGGGTTGCTTCCTTCATAGAGGCGTGCCTGTGGCGCTTTAAAGCATTAACCAATGCTGCCCTCTCTGGCTGCAGGAGGGTTTGAGACCCGGCCGTTTGTGCACGGGACCCCGGGCCGGAGCAGGAGCATGAGGACACCCACCAAGGCCAGGGAGGGCCTGAGCAAAGTGCTGCCCCTGCGCTGGTCACTGGGTTCCAAAGAGCGGCACAGGCCCACAGCCGCACCAGGAGAGCTGGTGGAGTACCTGGAGTCGGGGCGGCGGCCGCGCTGCACCAAGGAGTCCATCGTCCCGCTGATGACCGGCCCGGCCGAGGAGGGCCAGCGCATGGAGCCcccagagaggagcagcagcctCAAGCAGGATAAGAGCCTCGCCAAGAGGGTCTCCAAAAAGACCAAGCAAGACCAGGCTGTGAACCAGGACGCCCGGTCCCAGAGGAACCCCGCCGCAGCCCCCCAGCTCGGGTCCGACTGTGGCTCCGCCCTCGAACACCACCCGGACTGCGTGCTGAGGAGAGCCACGGGCCAGGCGGGGGCAGCAGCCAGGGCAGGAGGGCAGGGGGAGCAGCCGACAGCACTGACCCAGGACGGTAGAGGGAGGAGAGACGACGGCCTCTTCTGCTTGCTGACTCCCGGCTTCCTGAGGAGGGACGGGCCGAGGAAGTGCCGCGGAAACGAGGGGGTCGACAGCAGCCCGTCCCACCCGTCCCCTAACGGGACGCCGAACGGGCTGACCAAGCAGAACGCCAATGGCGCCCCCAGAGGTGGCGGCAGACACTACGGGGACATGGCCAACGGCGGGATGGGCCGTGGCCTCGCGGACATACGGCGCTCCCAAAGCTCCTCGCACATCCCGACCCGGCTGGACGCAACACCGCGCATCACCGCCCCGCTGTGCAAGAGAGTCCCTGTGGCCACACCCCCCCGAAACCCCACCCACATCACTCTGCAGAGAGTCTGCTACAGCACCGCCTCACTTGGCAGAAAGAGGCCGGTCCCTGAGTCCAGCTTCTGACCACTTCAGCACATCAGTAGCACCATAAGTGGCATAAAACCGTGGGTGGTCCTCTGTGGTACAGGAGGCCCCTGTGATgtcatgggggggggtgggggcctTGGTGTCACTGTAAGGGGGAGCATGGCGTGGGGTATGACTTAGGTCAGCTGATCAGAATgggcatttttttcaattgcacaaatgtttaaatgtttttttgttttgtagttttgtgaCAGTTAAGTGCCTCTGTAACTAATACACAGCTCAGATTAATAAAcccatttttttaaacacaaggAGCCAACTGATTGGTTCACACACATTAACAACTGATGGCCACACCCTGTTGTTTGCAGCATGCAGCCCAGATGCCAAAAGGGAGAATGACTTCCTGGCTGAGCTGGTCAGAGCAGGAATATAATAATTGTTTCTTTCAGTAAACAGATTGAATGTGCCATTAGCCAGGAACAGCTACTTGTTTAGCAGGCCCGTGTGACATATTGAGGGGAGAGCATGCAGGTTGAGATTCACTGAATGTGTCTCGTGGTAACTGATCTTATGTTGCCCTGAGATTATACAGCATGGGACTGTTCAAACTTTGAATGCTGAAAGTATACTTTTCATGCTGACACACTTCTCACATTGAACATATTATAATTCAGTGACAGCTAAATTCATGGTTTTGTGTCAATACCACAAAAATGTAGCTGTTGCTTTAATGTGTTAATTATCTTGGTTAATGATAAGAGTCAACTGCAAAGAATAATCACCTCCTATTAGATCCTAAGAGAAAGCAATGAGCTGAAAAATTCTATGCAGGTGCCTTCTTCACCAGAGGCGTAATGACTGATATACTGTATCTGCTGTTGCGTGTTGCACCACACAATCACCCTCTGCACTTTTTGTACTTAAATGTTGATTTACAAGGCATATCAGAGCACTGATTTATTTAAACGATTAATTTCGAGGAAGCTGTACATTGGATGTTATGGAATGGTTCTTTGTGCTTGCACTTCAAAATGGCTGCTATGTTGTCATGtgtaatacattacaaatgATGTATGaactgttaatttttttattttgcactttcTTTAAAGCCAGCAGCACCAAAGTATTCCTGTTCCTGTGCTACCTTGACTGCTGGAAAATTAAATGTGCTGTTGACCTACAGTACACCGTTATAATTATTACAGTTATGTAATGCTTGTGAAGTCACATGGCAGACACCAGTGAAGTAGATTTATTATAATACCAatcacaatgtaaaataaactgagAAGTAAAAATTACATatcattacaataaaatgtgaaaatactaTAGATGTAAAaagatgtaaaataattataatatagtataatatagtataattaTATAGAATATGAGAATGTGCAGGCAGTTGAAGGTTATTGATAAGCCAAAGTACAATAAATTCTAGGGGGAAATGATGGGCTATTACAAGAAATATCACAGAAATGATGATTGTTATATAATTGGACATATTAAGTAAATAGGATACAGTTCAATATTGATGAATTTCTAACTGATTAGTGGAACTTCACCTTTGACCATCAGAAATTGGCCATCATTTTATTGGCCTGTGAATCTTGCGGGTGGAAGAGAGACGTGGATCAGAGATGTGGAACGTGGAACAGAGACAGCCATACAACCAGGACCATTTCCCAAAGGTAGCTATGAGGTGTCACAAGTGAAATGTGGTTATATTTTGATGACTCATTTCATAATGGATATGTttggctgtgtttattttgacacaGTGATTCACACAGTGATTCAGTGACTAAGGGGTACAGTGAATGCCCGGACTGGTCCGAACTATCATTTTCAGAGTCTCAGAGTGTCATAAGGTCTCAAACTATAATGAGTCCTCTTAGATCATCATGtctgttaattaaataataataataatagtaataataataataataacaagaagaagaagaagaagaatctAAAGCTGTTATACCATGACAGTGACACTTTGTCAGAATCCATGTGCCAGCAGGCACCAGTGTGATGCAGGGGTCATAACCCAAAGGTCACCAGTTTGTGACAGTCCTTGTTAGCCCTCGCTACCACCCCGGTAATGGCGGCGGGGTGACAAGGCTTAGGAAAACGCGTGACTCCGCTAGCTCATAGGTGAGAGGGAAggtaatgaaaaacaatgagacGTCCATGGAGCAG
It contains:
- the LOC118795174 gene encoding ubiquitin carboxyl-terminal hydrolase 43-like produces the protein MDIQKDEKAKKLTAKTKAAKRGEKKQRPGKLLRRKSLKSVGSFMNKIFKTLAHFGDIDPPDAEDDDGGFRDSCTFTANSGNFEGNNQVAGERVVKKSVTLSSRGPMKERLSWCYGEKTPGVLGLKNHGNTCFMNAVVQCLSNTDLLAEYLGLGQYKSDFAQRVNGIVKNEDAQHVRGEMTEQLACLVRALWTLEYTPQLSVEFKSTVSKYSSQFRGNSQQDALEFLLWLLDRVHEDVSSSPNCNNNKAKASAKGPGGADDGPVLGSANAPQHRGPGGPHSFVQEHFQAQYKSSLTCPHCLKQSNTFDPFLCISLPIPLRQTRPLCVTLVFSTKGQRYLRIGLAVPLLGSLACLRRMVADEGKISPDQVILTEIYPTGFRRSFFDEDDLTSIADSDVIYAFQAPPLCRRGGPLQFSGYPLSLPSSPFSSGPEGQRLPPSGFLSSEFLNHGGAGRVLLLVCNAAGTGQHAVRFGPPYFMLEDRNIPWEQLQQSVLAKLRYLMINGTQVQNAGVLFKIRVVGGLAPHSYLSPQDSRPLCHPAVDRALKFCGTGGPPHVKLVIEWDHKTKERVFGNIQEEVTRDAESVRIQHQQHLQQHSCTLDECFQLYTKEEQLAPDDAWRCPHCQQLQQGTVKMSLWTLPDILILHLKRFRQAGERRTKLLTLVRFPLAGLDMAPHVGKGGRGARPLGPWPAPWRQADPPHDFLYDLYAVCNHHGGMHGGHYTAYCRNSVDGQWYSFDDSSVDMVPEGEVCTRGAYILFYQKRNSIPPWSASSSVKGSTCSSASDHWLIRLAGDSKRGSLVSRVSSSCPSHGPQTPESPVFHGDTPKRERGGFETRPFVHGTPGRSRSMRTPTKAREGLSKVLPLRWSLGSKERHRPTAAPGELVEYLESGRRPRCTKESIVPLMTGPAEEGQRMEPPERSSSLKQDKSLAKRVSKKTKQDQAVNQDARSQRNPAAAPQLGSDCGSALEHHPDCVLRRATGQAGAAARAGGQGEQPTALTQDGRGRRDDGLFCLLTPGFLRRDGPRKCRGNEGVDSSPSHPSPNGTPNGLTKQNANGAPRGGGRHYGDMANGGMGRGLADIRRSQSSSHIPTRLDATPRITAPLCKRVPVATPPRNPTHITLQRVCYSTASLGRKRPVPESSF